One genomic window of Bos taurus isolate L1 Dominette 01449 registration number 42190680 breed Hereford chromosome Y, ARS-UCD2.0, whole genome shotgun sequence includes the following:
- the LOC132344675 gene encoding heat shock transcription factor, Y-linked-like codes for MAHIPSEIQDGPPKDESTDSETSIRSLYDYTLTRDSVLRSMIEEYAFQALSEDLVIKRPCYKYSVSETDEVTNFLSLTFPQKLWNIVESDQFESIWWDERGTCIVIHEELFKKEVLERKAPFRIFETKSMKSLIRQLNLYGFSKKRQTFQRSASLPVFLEEENNISLLSKVFQHFHLLAICKMKSCDLESTFTYVAKTEFK; via the coding sequence agaaattcaagatgggcctcctaaggatgaatcaactgattcagaaacctccattagatctttgtatgattatacacttactagggactcagttttgagatctatgattgaagaatatgcttttcaggctttgtctgaggatcttgtgataaaaaggccatgctacaaatattctgtatctgaaacagatgaggtgactaattttctttcactcacctttccacaaaaactttggaatatagttgaaagtgatcagtttgaatctatttggtgggatgagagaggcacatgtatagtgatccacgaagaactctttaagaaagaagtcttggaaagaaaggcacctttcagaatatttgaaaccaagagtatgaagagtttaattcgacagcttaacctttatggatttagtaaaaagcgacaaacttttcaaagatctgcttcactacctgtctttctggaagaagaaaacaacatctctcttttgagtaaggtattccaacattttcacttattggcaatatgtaagatgaaatcatgtgacctagaaagcacatttacatatgtagctaaaaccgaatttaaa